In Luteolibacter sp. Y139, the following proteins share a genomic window:
- a CDS encoding helix-turn-helix transcriptional regulator codes for MPRLSKDQHAHLTATVDRWLKKNFREPIDLPGLAKEIGITRFLLCRLYSERSGTTIRLKQREIRIHHATKLLSSGTKKVGDVAKAVGYGSVSHFTKAFVEETGQLPSVWKSRPRIVSIPGTAGSLPPPGLTFVQATVGEVPPELSYGSGQLVPARVEPVQPRRAKRGKRWQDGNAFAD; via the coding sequence ATGCCTCGCCTCTCGAAAGACCAACACGCCCACCTGACCGCCACCGTCGACCGGTGGCTGAAGAAAAATTTCCGGGAGCCGATCGACCTACCGGGACTGGCGAAGGAAATCGGTATCACCCGTTTTCTCCTCTGCCGTCTCTATAGCGAGCGTTCCGGCACGACGATCCGGCTCAAGCAGCGGGAAATCCGGATTCATCACGCGACCAAGCTGCTCTCCAGCGGGACCAAGAAGGTAGGAGATGTCGCGAAGGCAGTGGGTTACGGCAGCGTGAGCCATTTCACCAAGGCTTTCGTGGAGGAAACGGGACAGCTTCCCAGCGTCTGGAAAAGCCGGCCACGGATCGTCTCCATCCCGGGGACGGCTGGCAGCCTGCCGCCTCCGGGGCTGACATTCGTCCAGGCAACTGTCGGTGAGGTGCCGCCGGAGCTTTCGTATGGGTCCGGGCAATTGGTGCCCGCGCGGGTCGAACCGGTTCAGCCGCGCCGTGCCAAACGCGGCAAGCGCTGGCAGGACGGGAATGCATTCGCCGACTGA
- a CDS encoding rhodanese-like domain-containing protein, protein MKTSFLYVLTAGLAFAAEPPNPKIDFDRFRAISLEVAKLRETRRISEDDFLRLAAEPGTVVLDARSREKYDQLHIKGAVHLNLSDFSEVALKEVIPAKDTRVLIYCNNNFEGEERFFVSKAAPAALNIPTFISLHSYGYTNVHELGPLLDIKTTKIPFAGKSVK, encoded by the coding sequence ATGAAAACCTCCTTTCTTTATGTCCTCACGGCCGGCCTTGCCTTCGCCGCCGAACCACCGAACCCGAAAATCGACTTTGATCGCTTCAGGGCCATTTCCCTGGAAGTCGCGAAGCTACGAGAAACCCGCCGGATCTCCGAGGATGACTTCCTGCGCCTCGCCGCAGAGCCAGGAACCGTTGTTCTCGATGCCCGCAGCCGTGAGAAATACGATCAGCTTCACATCAAGGGAGCCGTCCACCTGAATCTCTCTGACTTCAGCGAGGTCGCGCTGAAGGAAGTGATCCCGGCGAAGGACACCCGCGTGCTGATCTATTGCAATAACAACTTCGAGGGTGAGGAGCGCTTCTTCGTGAGTAAGGCAGCCCCCGCCGCTCTGAACATCCCGACTTTCATTTCGCTACACAGCTACGGTTACACAAACGTCCACGAACTCGGGCCGTTGCTGGACATCAAGACGACAAAGATTCCCTTCGCCGGAAAATCGGTTAAATAA
- a CDS encoding ABC transporter permease — MAESSSSVAPASAESITVAPALHKGWLAKIGFPLAVAIAYGIHAAISKEEPALETRNYSTFLAILGGLGLFAGVLQFFLTGFRRWMQDMWPILSAAVLVFATIEFVTTGVRLLPLPYFPSPPKVLQSAINDRVLIWESTYHSLFLLLRGYLLGGLLGVITGVCIGWFKTARYWGMPVMKIVGPIPATAWIPLALILSPSATLSAICLIAIAVWFPVTMLTASGIANTRSSYLDVAKTLGAGPSYLIFRVAIPAAMPNIFLGLFMGLGAAFLTLVVAETVGVKSGLGWYLGWSREWAEYGKVFAALGIMAIFFSTIMTGLFALRDRVLVWQKGTLKW, encoded by the coding sequence ATGGCTGAGTCATCCTCCTCCGTCGCCCCCGCCAGCGCCGAGTCCATTACCGTCGCTCCCGCCCTCCACAAGGGCTGGCTGGCCAAGATCGGTTTCCCGCTGGCCGTGGCCATCGCCTATGGCATCCACGCCGCGATTTCCAAGGAAGAGCCGGCGCTGGAGACCCGGAATTATTCGACCTTCCTGGCCATCCTGGGTGGCCTCGGGCTCTTCGCCGGGGTATTGCAGTTTTTCCTGACCGGCTTCCGCCGCTGGATGCAGGACATGTGGCCGATCCTTTCGGCTGCCGTTCTGGTCTTCGCCACGATTGAATTCGTCACGACCGGTGTGCGGTTGCTCCCCCTGCCCTATTTCCCCAGCCCGCCGAAGGTCCTGCAGAGCGCCATCAATGATCGCGTGCTGATCTGGGAAAGCACCTACCACTCGCTGTTCCTGCTGCTCCGCGGCTATCTGCTCGGCGGCCTGCTGGGGGTCATCACCGGTGTCTGCATCGGCTGGTTCAAGACGGCCCGCTATTGGGGCATGCCGGTGATGAAAATCGTCGGCCCCATCCCCGCCACCGCGTGGATTCCCCTGGCCCTGATCCTCTCGCCTTCCGCCACGCTTTCGGCCATCTGCCTCATCGCCATCGCCGTGTGGTTCCCGGTGACCATGCTCACCGCTTCCGGCATCGCGAACACCCGTTCGTCTTATCTGGACGTGGCCAAGACCCTCGGCGCAGGCCCCTCCTACCTGATCTTCCGCGTGGCGATTCCTGCCGCGATGCCGAATATCTTCCTCGGCCTCTTCATGGGTCTCGGTGCCGCCTTCCTCACCCTCGTGGTCGCGGAAACGGTCGGCGTGAAATCCGGCCTCGGCTGGTATCTCGGTTGGTCACGCGAGTGGGCCGAGTATGGCAAGGTCTTCGCCGCGCTGGGCATCATGGCCATCTTCTTCTCCACGATCATGACCGGGCTCTTCGCCCTGCGTGACCGGGTACTGGTTTGGCAGAAAGGAACACTCAAATGGTAA
- a CDS encoding ABC transporter ATP-binding protein/permease encodes MDEAPKFTRHVWKQLWRLIRPYFFGKTWGRAWAQLGTLITLSIAVTWVSIFSLRVMRDVMTALEKQDTDAFHRAIWFYIGTFAASIPLAAFYRYVEERLALNWRDFLARTFMIRYFSNRAYYRLQGNEEIDNPDQRISEDAKNFTVTSLSFSLLVINSVIQILGFARELWMISGTLVAVLISYAVIGTVVAFLIGRRLIGLNYLQYEREANLRYGLVRVRDNAESIAFFRGERKELRDLRKRLGGVVGNMMVLIKWNRNLAFFSTGYNSLAMILPLMIVAPLFLQGKVEFGTITQAMGAFAAFLAAVSLFITQFERLSAFAAGVTRLGSLWEFLDERDAEDNLEVDTEEQIEISEEEKTVALENLTVATPGGERTLLRDVSFRLPPGKSLLIMGESGSGKSSLLRTIAGLWNSGDGKIGRPPYRNMMFLPQRPYMVPGSLRTQLDYPEARRDTDPTALQEVLETVNLPDLADRVEGDFDREADWANMLSLGEQQRLSFARLLMKKPAVAFLDESTSALDEPNEEHLYEYLKEHRYTYVSVGHRSTLLKYHDWLMRIGKDGSWEVIETANLEDAPS; translated from the coding sequence ATGGATGAGGCCCCCAAGTTCACCCGCCACGTTTGGAAACAGCTCTGGCGGCTAATCCGACCCTATTTCTTCGGCAAAACCTGGGGACGCGCATGGGCCCAGCTCGGCACCCTGATCACCCTCTCCATCGCGGTGACCTGGGTGTCGATCTTCTCGCTGCGGGTCATGCGCGACGTCATGACCGCGCTGGAGAAGCAGGACACGGACGCCTTCCACCGCGCCATCTGGTTCTACATCGGCACCTTCGCCGCGAGCATTCCGTTAGCCGCATTCTATCGATACGTCGAGGAACGCCTCGCCCTGAACTGGCGGGACTTCCTCGCCCGCACCTTCATGATCCGGTACTTCTCCAACCGGGCCTACTATCGCCTTCAGGGAAACGAGGAGATCGACAACCCCGACCAACGTATCTCGGAAGACGCCAAGAACTTCACCGTCACCTCGCTGTCGTTCTCGCTGTTAGTCATTAATTCCGTGATCCAGATCCTCGGCTTCGCCCGTGAGCTGTGGATGATCTCCGGCACGCTGGTCGCCGTCCTGATCAGCTATGCCGTCATCGGCACTGTGGTTGCCTTTCTCATCGGCCGCCGCTTGATCGGATTGAATTACCTCCAGTACGAGCGCGAGGCGAACCTGCGCTACGGACTGGTTCGCGTGCGCGACAACGCGGAATCGATCGCATTCTTCCGCGGAGAGCGGAAGGAACTCCGCGACCTGCGCAAGCGCCTCGGCGGCGTGGTGGGAAACATGATGGTGCTCATCAAGTGGAACCGGAATCTCGCCTTCTTCTCCACCGGCTACAACTCGCTCGCCATGATCCTGCCGCTGATGATCGTCGCACCCCTCTTCCTCCAGGGAAAGGTCGAGTTCGGCACCATCACCCAGGCCATGGGCGCCTTCGCCGCCTTCCTCGCCGCGGTCTCGCTCTTCATCACCCAGTTCGAACGCCTCAGCGCCTTCGCCGCCGGAGTCACCCGCTTGGGATCACTGTGGGAGTTCCTCGATGAACGCGACGCGGAAGACAACCTGGAAGTCGATACCGAAGAACAGATCGAAATCAGCGAGGAAGAAAAGACGGTCGCCTTGGAAAACCTCACCGTGGCTACGCCCGGCGGCGAGCGGACCTTGCTGCGCGACGTGAGCTTCCGCCTCCCACCCGGAAAGAGCCTCCTCATCATGGGCGAAAGCGGCTCGGGCAAGAGTTCGCTCCTGCGCACCATCGCCGGCCTCTGGAATTCGGGCGATGGCAAGATCGGCCGCCCTCCCTATCGCAACATGATGTTCCTCCCCCAGCGTCCCTATATGGTGCCGGGCAGCTTGCGGACACAGCTCGACTATCCCGAGGCGCGGCGCGACACCGATCCCACCGCCCTACAAGAGGTGCTCGAAACCGTGAACCTCCCCGATCTCGCCGACCGCGTGGAAGGCGATTTCGACCGCGAGGCCGATTGGGCGAACATGCTCTCACTGGGCGAGCAGCAGCGGCTTTCGTTCGCCCGCCTGCTCATGAAGAAACCTGCGGTTGCCTTCCTCGACGAATCCACCAGCGCGCTCGACGAGCCGAATGAGGAACACCTCTACGAATACTTGAAGGAGCACCGCTACACCTACGTCAGCGTCGGCCATCGCTCCACCTTGCTGAAATACCACGACTGGCTGATGCGGATCGGCAAGGACGGTTCGTGGGAGGTCATCGAGACCGCCAACCTGGAAGACGCCCCCTCGTGA
- a CDS encoding ABC transporter ATP-binding protein: MVTAIPSPSHISEGAALRVNGVSKRFISPDRSEFTALDNVSLSVRPGQLVSLVGPSGCGKSTLLRMIAGLETPDSGELLVGSEKITGPNASRGLVFQDPNLFPWLTVRKNVEAGPLARGVRKDTRKEVEEFIRLVGLENFADAFPHHLSGGMAQRVALARALINHPQILLLDEPLGALDAFTRMRMQDEVLRLWQARGTTMIFVTHDIDEAIYMSDSIVIMTPRPGKIEEIIPVELERPRDRSSEEFLALRARILKMLHFAGDEH, encoded by the coding sequence ATGGTAACTGCCATCCCCAGTCCCAGCCATATTTCGGAAGGTGCCGCACTGCGCGTCAATGGCGTCAGCAAGCGCTTCATCTCGCCGGACCGCAGCGAATTCACCGCGCTCGACAATGTCTCCCTGTCGGTGCGTCCGGGCCAGTTGGTCTCGCTCGTCGGCCCCAGCGGCTGCGGCAAGTCCACCTTGCTGCGGATGATCGCCGGCCTCGAAACTCCCGACAGCGGCGAGCTGTTGGTCGGCAGTGAAAAGATCACTGGACCCAATGCCAGCCGCGGCCTCGTCTTCCAGGACCCCAATCTCTTCCCGTGGCTCACCGTCCGGAAGAACGTCGAAGCCGGCCCTCTCGCCCGCGGCGTGCGCAAGGACACCCGCAAGGAGGTGGAAGAGTTCATTCGCCTCGTCGGCCTGGAGAACTTCGCCGATGCCTTCCCGCATCACCTCTCCGGCGGCATGGCCCAGCGCGTCGCCCTCGCCCGCGCGCTGATCAATCACCCGCAGATCCTCTTGTTAGACGAGCCGCTCGGCGCACTCGACGCCTTCACCCGCATGCGCATGCAGGATGAGGTGCTCCGCCTCTGGCAGGCCCGCGGCACCACGATGATCTTCGTCACCCACGACATCGACGAGGCCATCTACATGAGCGACTCGATCGTCATCATGACTCCCCGCCCGGGAAAAATCGAAGAGATCATCCCCGTTGAACTCGAACGCCCCCGCGACCGCAGCTCCGAGGAGTTCCTCGCCCTGCGCGCGCGCATCCTCAAGATGCTGCACTTCGCGGGTGACGAGCATTGA
- a CDS encoding response regulator transcription factor translates to MPDTTILVIEDDAAIRRGVVDALEYGGYRTLEAGEGHGGLDLALRANYRLLLLDLVLPGRDGFSILSELKKKRPGQAVIILSARGEENDRVRGLGLGADDYVMKPFSVRELLARVEAVLRRTCERPAPSEERELPGGKVDLTSGKIAFHDGDGVELSEREAGLLRYLLDAAGRVVSRDEILRHVWGLDPERTETRTLDMHIMHLRTKLRDRDQQILVTVRGKGWRFHGIPVS, encoded by the coding sequence ATGCCCGATACCACCATCCTCGTGATCGAAGACGACGCCGCCATCCGCCGCGGCGTGGTCGATGCACTGGAGTACGGCGGCTATCGTACCTTGGAAGCCGGCGAAGGCCACGGCGGTCTCGATCTCGCACTCCGCGCAAACTACCGCCTCCTCCTGCTGGACCTCGTACTCCCCGGCCGCGACGGCTTCTCCATCCTCTCCGAGCTGAAGAAAAAGCGCCCCGGCCAAGCCGTCATCATCCTCTCCGCCCGCGGCGAGGAAAACGACCGCGTCCGCGGCCTCGGCCTCGGCGCGGACGACTACGTCATGAAGCCCTTCAGCGTCCGCGAACTATTGGCCCGCGTCGAAGCCGTGCTCCGCCGCACCTGCGAACGCCCCGCGCCCTCCGAAGAACGCGAACTTCCCGGCGGCAAGGTCGACCTCACCTCCGGCAAGATCGCCTTCCACGATGGCGATGGCGTCGAGCTCTCCGAACGCGAGGCCGGCCTCCTGCGCTACCTGTTAGACGCCGCTGGCCGGGTCGTCTCGCGCGATGAAATCCTCCGCCACGTCTGGGGCCTCGATCCCGAGCGCACCGAGACCCGCACGCTGGACATGCACATCATGCACCTGCGGACCAAGCTGCGCGACCGCGACCAACAAATCCTCGTGACCGTCCGCGGCAAGGGATGGAGATTCCACGGGATTCCCGTATCATGA
- a CDS encoding biotin/lipoyl-containing protein has product MSTAIPGELCFHHLDGPPETYILKKWFVQPGDPVDAPQIVAAIESASFSLEIEAFDSGTISEQCFREGQVIPDGVIIARIHLSRSR; this is encoded by the coding sequence ATGAGCACGGCCATCCCCGGCGAGCTATGCTTCCATCATCTGGACGGTCCACCGGAGACCTACATTCTCAAGAAGTGGTTTGTCCAACCCGGGGATCCAGTTGACGCGCCACAGATAGTCGCCGCCATTGAATCCGCTTCGTTCTCCCTCGAAATCGAAGCCTTCGATAGCGGCACTATTTCCGAACAATGCTTCCGCGAAGGCCAAGTAATCCCTGACGGGGTGATCATCGCCCGCATTCACCTTTCAAGATCTCGCTAG
- a CDS encoding D-2-hydroxyacid dehydrogenase, protein MKAVLAFACLLGAASAQSVLLPDSMKEEVAQVAKENPSLKLEFYSNSRDAREKIATAEGYIGSPDEGLLEAGAKLRWVHVHGAGVERYASFAKIKDGSVTLTNFKIQQGPEIADHAFALLLSLTRNMAAFHRAQEKGAWGQNDARLPMIELRGRTLMVIGYGGIGTQVAERAKAFGMKVIAIDPKDLPISQTLDKTGKPDELNELLPEADVVVSCVPLTPQTEKMLSTAQFAAMKKGSYVINVSRGKVVDTDALVKALQEKKLGGAGLDVTDPEPLPQDHPLWKMQNVVITPHLAWASDQRDDRQDDLILTNLSRFAHGVTLKNRVDPAKGY, encoded by the coding sequence ATGAAAGCCGTCCTCGCCTTCGCCTGTCTGCTAGGCGCCGCGTCCGCCCAATCCGTGCTGCTGCCGGACTCGATGAAGGAAGAGGTCGCCCAAGTGGCCAAGGAGAACCCCTCGCTCAAGCTCGAGTTCTATTCAAACTCCCGCGACGCGAGGGAAAAGATCGCCACCGCGGAAGGCTACATCGGCTCACCGGATGAAGGCCTGCTGGAAGCCGGTGCCAAGCTGCGCTGGGTCCACGTCCACGGCGCGGGCGTCGAACGCTATGCCAGCTTCGCGAAGATCAAGGACGGCTCGGTCACCCTCACGAATTTCAAGATCCAGCAGGGCCCGGAAATCGCCGATCACGCCTTCGCCCTGCTGCTGTCCCTCACCCGCAACATGGCCGCTTTCCATCGCGCCCAGGAAAAAGGCGCGTGGGGTCAGAACGACGCGAGGCTCCCGATGATCGAACTCCGTGGCCGCACCCTGATGGTCATCGGCTACGGCGGCATCGGCACTCAGGTCGCCGAGCGCGCGAAGGCCTTCGGCATGAAAGTCATCGCCATCGATCCCAAGGACCTGCCGATTTCCCAGACCCTCGATAAAACCGGCAAGCCCGATGAGCTGAACGAACTCCTCCCCGAAGCCGACGTCGTCGTGAGCTGCGTTCCTCTCACGCCTCAAACCGAAAAGATGCTCAGCACCGCCCAATTCGCCGCGATGAAGAAAGGTTCCTACGTCATCAACGTCTCTCGCGGCAAAGTCGTCGATACGGACGCCCTCGTGAAGGCCCTCCAGGAAAAGAAGCTCGGCGGAGCCGGCCTCGACGTCACCGATCCCGAGCCCCTGCCGCAGGACCATCCGCTGTGGAAAATGCAAAACGTCGTCATCACGCCCCACCTGGCGTGGGCCTCCGACCAGCGGGACGACCGGCAGGATGACCTCATTCTAACAAATCTCTCCCGCTTCGCCCACGGCGTGACCCTGAAGAACCGCGTGGACCCGGCCAAGGGTTACTGA
- a CDS encoding ABC transporter substrate-binding protein, with translation MWNTRSLLRFLGSVAIGSFLLAGCNKKTAQAEKTSDGLTKIKVGYIGLTCEAPLYVAYEKGYFKEQGIDAELVKCEWGVFKDLVGMGTIHVVQQPIMAFLKPIEEGLDVKLTAGIHRGCLRVQVPLGSSMKTVQDLKGKRIGVPGMGTPPFIFANRVLGDNGLDPRNDVQWKVFPSAELGLALEKGEIDALACSEPIGLLLLSEKKVQNIVDQTTDEPYASEYCCDVIVNGKFADTNPEATAALTKAIMKGAKWVETNPRAAAIMSVEKKYIASNPELNADAISRLRYVPSIEGGKVAIRRAAEGMKRAGILKPDMDIDSSIKKIYREYPGVNDEWIKSLVVEEVAMGQVQPNQGQLVQQELMTIGSPTEIRTCCNPASKAMAAKTTTP, from the coding sequence ATGTGGAACACTCGCTCCCTCCTGCGATTCCTGGGCTCGGTCGCCATCGGCTCCTTCTTGCTGGCCGGTTGTAACAAGAAGACTGCCCAAGCGGAAAAGACCTCGGACGGCCTCACCAAGATCAAGGTCGGCTACATCGGTCTGACCTGCGAGGCACCACTCTACGTCGCTTACGAGAAGGGCTACTTCAAGGAGCAGGGCATCGATGCGGAACTCGTGAAATGCGAGTGGGGCGTGTTCAAGGATCTCGTCGGCATGGGAACCATCCACGTGGTCCAGCAGCCGATCATGGCCTTCCTCAAGCCAATCGAGGAAGGGCTGGATGTGAAACTCACCGCTGGCATTCACCGCGGCTGCCTCCGCGTCCAAGTGCCGCTGGGTAGCAGCATGAAGACCGTTCAGGACCTCAAGGGCAAACGCATCGGCGTCCCCGGCATGGGCACCCCGCCCTTCATCTTCGCCAACCGCGTCCTCGGCGACAATGGCCTCGATCCCCGCAATGACGTCCAGTGGAAGGTCTTCCCCTCGGCTGAGCTCGGACTGGCGCTCGAAAAGGGTGAAATCGATGCTCTCGCCTGCTCCGAGCCGATCGGCCTGCTCCTGCTCTCCGAGAAGAAGGTCCAGAACATCGTCGATCAGACCACCGACGAGCCCTACGCCTCGGAATATTGCTGCGACGTGATCGTGAACGGCAAATTCGCCGACACCAATCCCGAAGCCACCGCGGCGCTGACCAAGGCCATCATGAAGGGCGCCAAGTGGGTCGAGACCAATCCCCGCGCAGCCGCCATCATGTCGGTCGAGAAGAAGTACATCGCCTCCAATCCCGAGCTGAATGCCGACGCGATCAGCCGCCTCCGCTACGTGCCGAGCATCGAAGGCGGCAAGGTCGCCATCCGCCGCGCCGCGGAAGGCATGAAGCGTGCTGGCATCCTCAAGCCGGACATGGACATCGATAGCTCCATCAAGAAAATCTACCGCGAGTATCCAGGCGTGAACGACGAATGGATCAAGAGCCTCGTCGTCGAAGAAGTCGCCATGGGCCAGGTCCAGCCGAACCAAGGGCAACTCGTCCAACAGGAACTGATGACCATCGGCAGCCCGACCGAGATCAGGACCTGCTGCAACCCGGCCAGCAAGGCCATGGCAGCCAAGACCACCACCCCGTAA
- a CDS encoding sensor histidine kinase, which translates to MKRSSGLLICDLLGKISQECRDMKRSRSLLVWALLGLCAATVLGAMTALTRSVLDAGKTRAEAEAKADLEERTRLALWRLDSEGASVLLAENRAAPGDYQSGAVVANRDPAIYLHFSGSNNDPLSSPELHPPAEPGAREKFERLKFLLRVHPLPLENGEVLTCALAEGEASWNAIPKEALSQKNFNTNILQSKGGVEARKEQVYLENANGTERAQRAKVVDQALENTKQSGQARIQQQETPQPAPQELQQVVPLNEITIPITPARAEIVDIGQMRAVWIGGELFLLRQIRQTLPGLPSQIRVVQGAWVDAAVLRTRLLDEVRDLLPAGNLVPVAGADSMAAASAEDPLALVSFPFRLERNESPPPLTVGIGRPLAVAWAAVIMALAASAVLVGGILRLSERRASFVSAVTHELRTPLTTFQLYSDMLHSGAVKEEKRGDYFRTLQREASRLSHLVENVLAFSRIERGSARATPREVAVGRLVEPMLQRFGERLLDAGLSLQADLSAPAWQAIVKADVAATEHVLFNLIDNAAKYAAGSSPPEVHLEAAITGRYLELRVRDHGTGISANERRRVFRAFHKSAAAAAESRPGVGLGLSLSRRLARANGGDLQLADTEGGACFILTLPLAVK; encoded by the coding sequence ATGAAGCGTTCCTCAGGCCTGCTGATTTGCGACCTGCTCGGAAAAATTTCACAGGAGTGCCGTGACATGAAGCGTTCCCGCAGCCTGCTCGTCTGGGCCCTCCTCGGCCTCTGCGCCGCCACGGTGCTGGGGGCCATGACCGCCCTGACCCGCAGCGTGCTCGATGCCGGAAAAACCCGCGCCGAAGCCGAAGCCAAAGCTGACCTGGAAGAACGCACCCGCCTCGCCCTGTGGCGTCTCGACTCCGAAGGCGCTTCCGTGCTGCTCGCCGAAAACCGCGCCGCCCCCGGCGACTATCAATCGGGTGCCGTCGTCGCGAACCGCGACCCGGCGATCTACCTCCACTTCAGCGGTTCTAACAACGACCCCCTGTCCTCGCCGGAACTCCACCCACCCGCCGAACCGGGAGCGCGGGAGAAATTCGAGCGCTTGAAATTCCTGCTGCGGGTGCACCCGCTGCCACTCGAAAATGGTGAAGTCCTCACCTGCGCGCTCGCAGAAGGCGAAGCCTCATGGAACGCCATTCCCAAAGAGGCGCTTTCCCAGAAAAACTTCAATACCAACATTCTCCAGAGCAAGGGGGGCGTCGAAGCCCGCAAGGAGCAGGTCTATTTGGAGAATGCCAACGGAACGGAGCGTGCCCAACGGGCGAAGGTCGTCGATCAGGCGTTGGAGAATACCAAACAGTCCGGCCAGGCTAGAATCCAGCAGCAAGAGACGCCACAACCCGCGCCGCAGGAATTACAGCAAGTAGTTCCACTGAATGAGATCACCATCCCGATTACTCCCGCCCGCGCCGAAATCGTCGACATCGGCCAGATGCGCGCGGTTTGGATCGGCGGTGAATTGTTCCTGCTGCGCCAGATCCGCCAGACCTTGCCCGGCCTGCCTTCCCAAATCCGTGTCGTCCAGGGAGCATGGGTCGATGCCGCGGTTCTGCGCACTCGATTGTTAGACGAAGTGCGGGATCTCTTGCCGGCCGGAAATCTCGTCCCGGTGGCCGGCGCAGACAGCATGGCCGCCGCGTCTGCGGAAGACCCGCTCGCCTTGGTCTCGTTTCCCTTTCGCTTGGAGCGCAATGAATCGCCACCCCCGCTAACAGTCGGAATCGGACGCCCTCTGGCCGTCGCGTGGGCCGCGGTGATCATGGCACTCGCAGCCTCGGCCGTGCTGGTCGGCGGCATCCTGCGGCTGAGTGAGCGCCGCGCCTCCTTCGTTTCCGCGGTCACCCACGAGCTGCGCACACCGCTGACCACCTTCCAGCTCTACTCCGACATGCTGCACAGCGGTGCCGTGAAGGAAGAGAAGCGCGGCGACTACTTCCGCACCCTCCAGCGCGAAGCCAGCCGACTTTCCCACCTCGTGGAAAACGTCCTCGCCTTCTCACGCATCGAACGCGGCAGCGCTCGCGCGACTCCGCGTGAGGTCGCAGTGGGCCGCCTGGTAGAGCCAATGCTCCAGCGCTTCGGCGAGCGTTTGTTAGACGCCGGGCTCTCGCTCCAGGCCGATCTCTCCGCCCCCGCATGGCAAGCCATCGTGAAGGCGGATGTCGCCGCGACCGAGCACGTGCTGTTCAACCTCATCGACAACGCCGCCAAGTACGCCGCCGGCTCCTCGCCGCCGGAAGTACATCTCGAAGCCGCCATCACCGGCCGCTACCTCGAACTGCGGGTGCGCGACCACGGCACCGGCATTTCCGCGAACGAGCGTCGCCGCGTCTTCCGCGCCTTCCACAAGTCCGCAGCCGCAGCCGCCGAAAGCCGCCCCGGCGTCGGCCTCGGGCTTTCCCTCTCCCGCCGCCTCGCCCGCGCCAATGGCGGCGACTTGCAGTTGGCGGACACGGAAGGCGGCGCCTGCTTCATCCTGACGCTCCCACTGGCGGTAAAATGA